Genomic segment of Populus nigra chromosome 6, ddPopNigr1.1, whole genome shotgun sequence:
AACAAACCGCCACATCGACGACGATAACAAGCGTGATACCCAGTGGAAAAGAACATGTCAACACTTTCAATGATACAGTGAAAGAGCTGGTTTGATCAGGAGACTTCATACACACTGCTCAAAAAATATGGTACCTTCCATGTGCTAACGCATGATAAACACGCATCAAcaactttattaattaaaaaataaatatttcaagagaaaaaaaacaattcaccaTCCATATATCCTTAGATTtaccataaaatatatttaaaaagataaaaaaacccatgaacCTATGATCAGGCAAAGTTAACTTTTTattgttctaaaataaataaaaagtataaaataagtttcaaaatttttattggtCAGTTTTGATaaccattttaaatttttatgaaataaaatgtaattaaatcattttattgtttaaaaattatagaaaaaacacCCATATAatcttctatataaaaaaatcaaagtaccCCAAAACCAAggcttaatataatttttagaaaagacAGAGGTGTCATTTTAATAACAATGCTCTTGGCAATTTGCATAACCATGAAAAGAAATTGCATGTGCGTCATTTGaagaaataagtaaataaattcaGGTATATAGGCAGATAAAAATCTAGTATAATGGCGCGCTACGTTCCAAAGAGCTTTTCTAGCCAAGAGGGACTTGAGAAGACCTGGTTCTTCAGAAGTCCATGACACTCCAAATTACAACTCTGGATCGTCAGCACATACAACCCCATAAATAAAGTACCGGAATAGCATTTGGAACAAGTTTTACGCAATCAGATGAAAGTCACAAAACATTCACTGTCGGCCCTTTTaaacatcaaaaagaaaaaggaaaaaataactgaaagtTAAACTCCCAAAGCCTCAGGTTGGGCTGTTGGGGTGTCCTTGACAGATTCACGCCAGGCATACTCCCTTGCTCCATCCCTATCAACAATCTTGATCACAAAGTTTGGCGGTGCCACAACCAACCTGGATTGAATCTCCGTTATACATTTATCGACCAATTCAACTGCTTCTTCCACTGACATGCCACTGTGGTAGTGTCTGTCCATCATGGAGAGACAAAAATAAGACCCATAACCAAATGCTCCCCTGTCAACCTTGTGAAGGGTAGCGATGTAGTCAATGTAGTATAGAGAGGGACCTGTCTCTTTGTCATAGCCAGCCAGCAGGATGTTTACCATGTAAGGGTTCTGAAAGACCAAAAATTAGAATCAATCTTGCGTGACCAAAGAGAGCATTTGGTTATAAGAACCCAGGTAAGTACCTTGCATGACCACAAATCATGGAAACCAAAACACAGCATGTGCTCTCTACCAAGAGTGTCTATTTACAAGATTTCAAAACGTAACAACAATGAAATGCACAAAACAATTCTACTTCAACCCGGATTGAATTATGAAATACTTGAAACCTATGTTCAGTTGAAAAGCTCTCCAGAAATCCACTAagataaattatagaaaattatgGAAATTTACAATCATGAATGTGCATTATAAAACTAACACGGGCCATAAATGAACAAGTTCCCCTGTATATATTTTATCTGGTTGGCTCATTGCTCAGGAAGAATTCATTTCTTAAGTATCAAACCAGAGGCCACCATAAACTAAACTTTATTGGCATGTCCTTTGACAATGGGAAATTAAAAACTGGTACCATGAAGGATAATCCCTTTTATGGAGGCAAGGGAGATTTTTCAACAGGAGACAACttaaaaaacccacaaaaattatgaactaaattcttaattctaaaaaatacaacCAGAAAACTCACTCTTGCACACTAGACAGCTATCTCACTGATCACAAATTTCAGCATTCATTGGTGCAACAGTCGCACATAACTGCATGAAATACCTTCTTTTCGATACCAAGGGCAcacaaaaaataagttttagcTTAATGGAGTTCCCTAATCCAAATAGTCATTCATAAACTATGCTTTAGTTTACAGATGTGGTGATTAAGATTTTTGTTAGTTAACTAATACCCAAGTGTTTCTAcgtttttttctgtttgtttggGGGTGGGGGGAGGAACTAACACCTCAGCATTTAATAGCTTGTAATCTTAGTTGCTTACAAGCACATGAATGACTTGTGGAACCCAGGTGCCTTAAGGAAGCTCTTCTGTATAAGGATGtgatttgttcttttttgttttttattattactattactatcaAAGGGGGCAGAGATTTTCAGATCATATTTTTACTCCCATCTGAACGCCCCAAATAAGGAGGAAAGGATCATAACGCAGCACATACTTTCTTATCCTTCTCTCTCTCCacttttttgttcttcaagAGCATTCTTTGCTCTCCAATGTTGACGGATTATCGAACTTTCATGTCTAAAACCCTATCCCTCCACAgatcatttcctttttttccccctttaATTACCCTAGACCCGTATCTCTATGCTCTAAATGACCCCACCAGCCTACCCCCGCCTAGCAAAACAGCCCCTACCTCTCAATCTCATAGGTTTTTCGATATCATTCCTTCTCGATCATTATAGATCAAGTGGTCAAATTTCCTGATACTCTGATTTATAACAGTAATTTAAACGATAAAGGTGATAGTTCACACTCTTATTGCTCAAATCCGAAGTCTTAGAATGAGTGAACATGCAAtagagggtaaaaaaaaaatcatcccagAAAACCATCGTGGGAATGTAATCTCCACTAACACCAAAGCAGCCATTAatcaaacaaatcaaagaaaaatctaCATTACCAAAATTAGGTAATCAAATTCACTTAGGTCTGATTGGTAACCAGCATCGAATGTTAAAACCCACTCAAACCCATTCActgaacataattttttttaaaaaaccctaaaaccccaaatctgaaatcaaattaaaaaataattacctttCTCAAAGCAGTAGCGAGCTCTCCACGAGTAAAGTTAGCAGCAGCTGCAGTGGTCAAAGGAATCCCATTACGAAACTGATACAAAGCCACGTTCTTCTGTATATACTCCGTGAATTGAactctgaaaaaacaaaacccagaaaaaaaattagccaaaaaaaagaacaatcatTTATTAACAAGCTAATATTTTGTAATGGGCAAGTAACAAACCGGTCGCCTGACTCGCCGCTAGCAGCAACGAGCTTGTGAGAGTCGAGTTTCATAATCTTGTCTTCGTTAGTTTTATGAACCAGGATGCTGTTAACGGCAGATGTGTCTGATGCTACGATCACAAAACCGTCACCTACTAGTCCAAATACgcactccattttttttttttctttcttgatctgGGTTTGATTTGTTTCGGGAAGGAAGCGAgggatatatttttatcaaggccAAGGGGCTGCTTGTTCAGCAAGAAGGCTAAAGCCGAATGCGGACTTAGAGGACGCAGGGTAGTTTGGTCATGTCACATGTTCTAGCAGTGGTGGGCTTTCTAGGCGTGGCTGTTGctgagtttaatttttttttatactgtaTTTGCTTAGGCTGGGCCCTTGTGTTTGTTTAGGTTTAGTGCCCTTTAAGATAGTGGGCCTTGGGCCTTTCTTTTCCGGTGAAAGGTGTGTTTGAAAAGGCAAAGGAACAATTATTTTAGCCATTGgaagaaaattttatagtgatacAAATGAACCTGGTTCTGATACGCTTAACTTCAATTTATTTACAGTATTTTTGGTATTAcagtagaaattatttttaaaccgttttttatttaaaaatatactaaaataatttttatttttttatttttaatattatcacataaaatgatcaaaaaacacattaaaaaaataatttaaagcaaaaactaattttaaaaaatgatctagccgcacaaaaaaaaaactaccttaattttaacaatttcaagtttcgcttgtgttttttaatgttcaagcttattattttaaaaaaaatatttgattagtgTATGGTTTAAACTCATTTTaaactcaattattttaaactctgtaataaacttaaaaacaagctaaacttaaaattttagttatttgttatatcatatatttataaaatgattttttttcatcattataaGTTTCATAATATATGTTTCAAttctaaataaacaaataactaTCCAATAgtgtcaattaaaaaacaaatactcaaATTCATATTTTAGGGCTAATAAACCTCATGTGATGAAAGTTTTTGCCCACAAGCCCATTAACTAAGTCGCTGATTAGCCGTGACGAgctaaacttaattaaattcaaatttagcTTGTTTATAGAGTGagccttaaaaatatatttgtagaaaaaaaagaaagaaagtataCCATTCCaattattaaccaaaaaaaaaaactaaaactaagaGGTTcttattgttcaaaataaacAGTATCCTCTCACAAAAACAACATTGAAGctacaaataatataataaaatgatgtaattttacttaattaaatattttattcctaTAATTTGACATTATTGTTTCGATCCCGGAAGACACTTACACAAAGTtccaatataataaaatattcctAGGTTGGGTACCTAGCTCGCTCTTGTGGGTCTTGCACGTGCTAGCTTGTTCTCTctcccttttttgttttttttttaaattttatttactcgttccaatttttttaaaataataatgaatattaatttaccatttttttttatatttgaataaaaaattaaaatttcatgttataatcatttatttcttttctaaaacaatatgaaaaaaaattatcttttgaattgaaatttttgatattgtaataTACCTTGAGATAATGAGAActacagttattttttttaatttaaattattcatataaaaaaagtgcCATAAACTCAACGAATAAATTATACACAGGAGACAAATTAGAAAATGTTgctttatgatatattttttcttctctaattCTTCAGTTTCTTCTTAATGGCAGTCttggattttgaaaaaaatttataaaaaataattaccgattgaatttatataatatttgtaaatcttatttatatatatttttatttccacAAAAACATATAACTcgtatttttttgtcattcatAAAAACAACTCCACTATATTTAGAATTGAGGTTTTAACAAGAGTCATTGGTTTAGTCCTTGAGAAGAGGAGTTAGTTTTCGCCAAACATCAAGATCCACAGATCCACCTCCAAAAATAGAGATCATCACACAAAAATCGGCGGACGTCTCCGTCTTCAGAGGTTCACCACTCGCTGTATCCACTTGAAGCCTCTATAAATTAAAACTGATTGCGTTCCCTCTTTTCACATCAAGGGAGTGAATAACAAAAACATCAGCAGTGCAAATTAAGAAGATCTTGGAAAATGGCATACAAAGTTGCTGCACTGTTGGTCTTGTGCCTTGTCCTTGTTGCTGCAGTTGAGCTTCCTAAAGCTGCCGCGGATCAGTTCAGTTCCTGCTTCAATACCTGCGAGCAGCAATGCAAAGCTGATGGCCAAGGCCAGACCTTCTGTGAAATGAAGTGCGACACTGACTGCTTTGACAAGGAAGTTGCTGGTAAACTGCATATCAAGTTTCCTTGAGAAGCACATATGTGTAAGCTTGGTGGATCAGTGGCACCCTTTCTCCATGTAAACGAGAGCATTGCATCAGATGATGGAGGGATTCATTAATGATTTGTATTCTTTCTCGTTTGTAATAAGTTTATAAAGCTACCAAGTTTTTTATTCTCATCTTCGACTATCCTACACAAATTAAGCCCATTTACTTTGTTATcgttattgcttttttttttttcatttaatatatttcaaaatatattacgAAGATAAATAACACCTTTATAATGAAAAGATTAATAATATGGAGAAATAAGTAAAaggatttgattaaattttttttatggggatTTTAAGGGAAGAAAATACAGGGATCTCTCCGAATTCATTAACTGCTTAAGAAAAAGATCATGTAGCATGATACACATACCTCTCCTCTCCCTGTTAGacttgtatttatttaaaagaattagtTTACGGGCTCAAAACAAGTCATTATGTCATTTGAAATAATTCGTTAACTAGCTCGATGGAGATCACCCGCGCTtggcttttttatttaatttttattatgattcttattcttacaatatcttttaaattgaagataaatattcaaatataattGGATTATATTACCTTATTTTTCACATTGTTGTTATTGGGGATTGCATGAAATGGGTTTGTATTGTTTACTGTCGAAACTCCTGTTGTGGTCCCAGAGTCTGTCTATCACccctttgaattttatattttctcaaattaacccaacaaactttataaattcggtttctattattattaaatggCGAGGTCTTCGTTACTAGTTCTAATggaaataatatattagaaacaAGATAGTAGacggtttttgttttcttcatgttttaattcttaattataaaagtttaatatctatatttatgtattttacagccaatttgaaatattatttaattcaaattaacgaATTAGTTTGGggatcaataataaaaaagaattagtcTTTAGCTTAAGAGTGGGTCCTGTCACGTGAAATTCTGCCTTGATTCCTCTCCATTCTCGTcgtgcaagaaaataatttcgaaaagaaaaggaataattgTTCTGCTAACTTATTATTCTTATTCTGCTTTCAACAAGCATCATAATAGCGGGGGATTACACAAGAGTTCCATTGAGGGTGGTTGAATTGGTCAGGGGAGGCGGCCACCTCCCAGGACATTGCGGAGGACCTGGTGGTGGGCAGGGTGCACCTTTGCGGAATGCACAGCGACATTCCCAGTACGGGAACGGACCGCCTGGACCAACGCAGTAGGCTTCGATAATTCCATAACCTCGGTAACATGGCCTGCATATTTCCAAGCACTGTTGTTTGTCTGGACAACCACCTCCGATCGTGGATAGATATCCACCCCGGCAATCTCCGGCCTTAACAGACGACATATTGGCTGTACCTGCATAAGCACAATACATTAACGCATAACAAATTTAATTAGGGCCAAAGGATTTCAAGgcataacaaaaggaaaataaaatctgaaatattaaaaacttaaatattgtttttgaggGAATTAGGAGAGATTAGACCAGAGAGCGCGCGGGATCTGGCTCAAGATTTTATTCAACAAACCTGAGACGAATACGAGGACAAGCAAAAGCAAATGGCGGACAGCGACGACCTTGACCATCTCCATCTTAAAAAACTTGGGTTAGAACTGAATCACCTCAGTGGGATTTTATAGCAAACAAGAAATTGCATGCACATGCATAACCGTAACTGGATAATCCTCAATCATCAAAATCTAtagatttctttccttttatcgTAGATATACTTGACATAACTGTACAGTTTAAACAAATTTCTCTTCCTGTCAAATATAGTCTTCACTTAATTGTCATTTATAACAGTAACTACCACCAAATCATCAAAAAATCGAAAATCTGATTGACTACTCACATAATTtagtcatttatttatttttgtctagATTGTAAAGTTTGGGATTTTTTCACGGACCGGTGGTGTTTATGATCATTGCCTATTAGAGGCTTAACATGCTGACATctaatatttaacgtggttctgCAAATCATCTACATCCACGGGAGCAGTCTATATTATTCGAGATAGAGAAAGAATACAACACAGATACATGGAGAAGGAGGATCACATCCACTTAACTCAATTCTCATCTCTCATTGttgcacttgcagctgctgctcAAAGCAGCAGGGTCAGAGCTATTGGTagcccttctctctttctctcttctctcttttgctTTACTACTGCACACACACTGCTCTGCTCTCTtggtgcctatttataggcaagaatggTGCCATCAACTCCAGCTCATATTCAACAATAGTGGCTGCTAAAATTGACGTTTGGTATGGGTTGCTACATTAGTCAATGGATGGTGCCGTCCATTAATagttgttgcacattaatgacAATAAACCTAACAATCACCATatttgccattcatgtggggcaatTATCCTCTTATTTCTTCAGCATAAGCTTGTATCTTGCaactcttccaagcttaccattccgaGAGCGTCTTCGGCCAAGTTTATCGGTACTTGCCACACCTTTTAATCACCAGAGTCACCAAAGCACACCCTTGCTCATACCAAAAGATCACTCCAACCAAATGGTTTGTcacatcacatctgaagagtgttaatgCTTGTCTCTAAGAcacacaacattccccttcaAGCTTATCAATTATGCTTGGTCTAAAATGATCtatcaagccttacaccaacGCTTACAATACCCcctcaaacaaaaatatatatttctaagtGCAACAATCGTTATCTGAGTATTTCAATGTAATCatgagctcaccactcttccaagagtttactcatccaggagttgcatCTACTCTATGTttcaccctaggaaccacgccttacttcttcgtgagtctctcgctcttaatCTTAACAATCCAGGTAGCTCTCCTCCTTTAATTATAGGGGCAGCTCATTAAAAGTTGATCCATATCTATCTTCATATTCTGAGTATTACAATCctattaccgagctcaccaccttgtcAAGAGTCAACTTGTTCCCAGAACCTGAGCATGCCCTCTGCTCCTACATAGCAGTCGCGTCTTAATGCTTTACAATTCATCCATTTATTATCCAAGGCAAATgttttctagctcattgatctttagtaTGAGGGCAATatatatccatgaaagtcaatccgaCACTTGTCTTCATACTCATCATAACCACTCTATTGGTTATCCATACACttgtccactcatatctagccatcacattggctctgaGGCGTTCTGAAATTAGGCTCATATCATGGCCCATACACCTTTTCTTTAAGATGTCTTCGCCCGTTGTCATGGGGCAGTCGCATCCTTCTTCATCTGGGATGCCTCAAAGTGGCTCCAAAATTCTCTACCACTATGTCCACTATAAGAGAGATTATTGCCATTGATTATATAGAAAGAGAGAGTTATAGTATACTCCTAGCAATCCTCCATCTCGATCTCTATGTTTGGAACTTCTATACCTTTCTACTTAACAGCTCCACCTATActaactctctttggtgtcttcgcttTTATAAGCGGTTGCACCCCCTTAATTAAGTGTCTTTACAATAACTCTTGTTTCCATTCTTGCCTGCATTAgaaaggtcttcgcctgttgtcttcatcaaaaGCATAAAAGACTTCATATTGTACAACCTCTAAACAGTCTCTGCtttgagcttcatctgggaacacttcttctccttacacctgttgtctcattacagtaccttATTGGATCCTACAGTTACTTCTATATAATCTTCGTATGCCCACGTGCAATTTatgttctccagatttctccatattccttgcttatgtttaacagcagctcatcctgtcataACATctatccaagtcaaaatagggtgtcaatctttatccccttgctgtatttctcttccattatcagggtcttcatcaattctacTATCGAGAAATAACTTTTAATGGGATTTAAGGATCATtcgataataaaatcaataactttTAATAAGAGACTATAATAAATGAGCGGATGAACTTTAAATTCTAAGAAAGTGTTTGTTCTTATTTGTGTATGATAAGTGCTTTGAAAATAAGAGTatgaatacttaaaaaatataaaaaatatgaaccaTTTACTTGGATGGTTCAGAAAGTATATATAGTCTCTGAACTTTATCATGTTGCTTAAATGGAAATGTTGGGATGTCAATTCTTCCTTTAGCATTAATAAGGGataaatatatcatatataacattaataaagaataaacatcacttatataatattaatgaggaatatatattctttatataatattaatgttgatgaaaaTATAGTATGCCATTAGAAGACTTTTATATATCTAAGAATGTaaagagattaattttttatatttaacattttagattaaaaaatataaaaataagcaaataaatCCTCGTGATCATTTcaaacctaaatttttttttatcaatttcatatttatttagaCTCggaatggttaaaaaaaaacaatggtgaTGGTTTTAGAAGACTTTTATATATCTAAGAATGTaaagagattaattttttatatttaacattttagattaaaaaatataaaaataagcaaataaatCCTCGTGATCATTTcaaacctaaattttttttatcaatttcatatttatttagaCTCggaatggttaaaaaaaaacaatggtgaTGGTTTTATCGGCTAAACCAATTGAGATTTCTACACCCTGCAGCTGCTTGTAATCATTAGGTGAAACCTCGAAGAACTTTCCAAATTTATTGGAGTATAAAGGCCGCCGTTGATTGAGTAGATTGAGAGGTTCTTTCCCTTCATGGCTGCGTTTATGCTTAGAGGAAGAAGCGTGCGGACTCAGTGCCTTGAGCTTTTCTTTGGGGGCTTTTAGGATCATGCCCTGCTTTTGCTGACCAAAAAGCCTGTCCAGCTGATCTCTTGGGCTCTAGCCGCAATCAGAGCCAATAGTCATAGAATCAGACAAGATTACGAGACCAAATTCGTATAAATAGACTGAAACATGatattttgctttctataaaggAACAAAACAAGGCTTACAGCAAGAGCAGCCTCAAGAATATCATTGCTGAAGACTGTATGTACTGACTCAGGGTTTTCACCTCTTGCAGCAAAGTATTCCTGCACACATAACAAAAAGTATACAGCTGTATACTAAGAAATTGAAACTTACATGTCGGTAATTAAGAGTTTTATAGTTGGAATCAATTTGTAATTAGGACTTGAAAATAAGACATTTCTAATTACCCTGAATTTGCCAGGAGTGTTGACAGGATTAAGTAGCATAGCCACACTGAACTTTTCATTATCGTCTGGGTTAATCAAGTATCCAACAACCCCTGCCTGAACCTTCATCACATCACCACGCTCCAGGCTATAAGATTCTCTCTTCCTTTGCGACACATCACACAAGGGTCATAATTCCCTttcctgaaaagaaaaaataaaaatttagtaatAATATTACAGTCAATTTATGGTCCAGACCAAATTTactataaaatttatagaaGACTCACCCCTTAGGACGAACAAAACAGCATCTGAATCACAATGGTGCGGGATAACAAAGGTGTTAGGATTTGCCTCAACGATTTCAAAGCGATAATTCTCAAGGCCGCGGAGAAGCTCAGACTTCTTAGAGAACCTCTCAAGAACTCTGAAATGACCATTTTGGCTCCTAAATTGTGACTTCAATCTCTGTGAATGGAAGTAGTAGGGATTTCGCCTCTGTTGCTCCTCATGTTGTCTGCTTCCTTCATTTGAAAATCCTCTGCCTCttccatgctctttctcttcttgttctctCTGTCTTTCCTCGTATTGCCGCTCGCATCTCGTTTCACATTGGGGTTGCTGGCGCGGTTCTTGTTTTTGGCAGAGTTCACGGCACTTCTCGAATTCTTCCCGAGGATCCTCTTCTCTTCCTCGTTGTCCCTCACCTTCTCGTTGCCCTCTTTCTTGCTCTCGCTCTCTCTCCTTGATCGCTT
This window contains:
- the LOC133696071 gene encoding proteasome subunit beta type-2-A, producing MECVFGLVGDGFVIVASDTSAVNSILVHKTNEDKIMKLDSHKLVAASGESGDRVQFTEYIQKNVALYQFRNGIPLTTAAAANFTRGELATALRKNPYMVNILLAGYDKETGPSLYYIDYIATLHKVDRGAFGYGSYFCLSMMDRHYHSGMSVEEAVELVDKCITEIQSRLVVAPPNFVIKIVDRDGAREYAWRESVKDTPTAQPEALGV